The genomic segment CTCAGCCCTTCTTCTGTCAATCCCGGGCCGATATTCTCGTACGTCACGAAGATATGGTAAAACTTATGGTAGAAGCAGGATGCCGTGGGATGTTCATAGGCTTTGAATCGGGCAGCGATCGGGTGCTAAGGTTCCTGCGCAAGGGTACCACCAGAGAGATAAACTTGAAGGCTGCTAAAATCTGCAAGAAATACGGCATAGCTATCTGGGCCAATTACATGCTTGGCATTCCAACGGAAACCAAAGAAGAGGTAATGGAAACCATTTCCATGCTTAAGGAAATTGACCCCGACTATTACAGCCCCGCCTTCTACACTCCTCACCCCGGCAGCGATCTCTACGATTACTGTATCGAGCATGGCCTTTCTCTCATTACCAGCCATGATCAATACCGCCGCAATCCAACAGAAATGAAGATTAAAGGTCTGGATTACGAATTCCTCATGTGGGCTCTTGAGGAATCCCAGCGCCGCAAGCCCTGGAACGCTTTCAAGCGCAAAGCTCGAAAGCTCTGGAAGAGATATGCCAGCCCCAGGAAAGCAATTCGCAAGGTTATAAGGTTAGCCAGAAAGATTGCTGGAGCACAGGCGTGATGACTAAAGTCTACCTAATAAGGCACGGGAGGACTGCTTGGAACAAAGAAGTTCGTTTCAGAGGGCGGGTGGATTTGCCCCTGGATGAAGTAGGAGAAGCTCAGGCCAGAGCTATAGCCCTGAAGCTCAAAAGCCGGCCTATAAAAGCCATCTACTCAAGCCCTTTAGAAAGGGCTATAAAAACGGCTGAGCCTCTGGCTGAAGCTCTCGGGTTGAAAGTTACGCCAGAGGAAGGGTTCATGGACATAAACTATGGCCAGTGGCAGGGGCTTTCCCCTTCCCAAGTGGCAGAACTTTATCCGGACCTTTACCAGATATGGCTGGAAAGTCCTCACCTGGTGCGAATTCCCGGAGGTGAAAGCCTGGACGATGTAAGGGCCAGGGCTGAAAAAGCCCTTGCGAAGGTTTTAGAGCAACATCCAGGGGAAGAAATTGCAATTGTGGGGCATCAGGTGGTTAACAAAGTGCTTCTGTGCGCCGTTTTGGGGCTGGGCAATGAGTGGTTCCAGCGGATAGAGCAAGATAACGGCTGCATTAACCTTTTTGGTTACGACGGAAAAGGGTTTACCATCTTTTTTCTCAACGATACCTGCCACCTGAATCAAGGCGATCTCACCTGGTAGGAGCTTACGGGCTGGCCCTCGCGATTGTATAAAGTAAGCTTTTTGACCTGGTGAAGGATGGGCTTATCGAGGCCCCAATAGAGCTCGGCAGGATTATTTTTGCCGGAGTGTGTATAAAGGG from the Anaerolineae bacterium genome contains:
- a CDS encoding histidine phosphatase family protein, whose product is MTKVYLIRHGRTAWNKEVRFRGRVDLPLDEVGEAQARAIALKLKSRPIKAIYSSPLERAIKTAEPLAEALGLKVTPEEGFMDINYGQWQGLSPSQVAELYPDLYQIWLESPHLVRIPGGESLDDVRARAEKALAKVLEQHPGEEIAIVGHQVVNKVLLCAVLGLGNEWFQRIEQDNGCINLFGYDGKGFTIFFLNDTCHLNQGDLTW